The following DNA comes from Halarsenatibacter silvermanii.
ATCTTCTTGTTATCAGTTGATAAATATCGTATAAGATCGGGGGAAAAATTTCATTGTGAACGAAGCTTTATATCTTCCAGTACAACTAAATGAGGTTTTACACACCTATTAACCGAAGATAAGAAGATCTTCATATTTTTACATATAAAATCCAGATGCAGCCAGGCCTTTCTATAGTGCTGATAAATGTGATATAATTTAAATACAGATAGGAGCGAGACATTAATGACAGAAGAAAATAACAACATCAGCCAGGAATTTCTGCGAGAAATAGAAAATATTGATCCAGCCAAAATCAAAAATCCTCATGATAGATTGTTCAAATGGAGTCTCGGCAGACCTGATATCATGAAAGAGTATCTTGATTATATTCTATCCAAAGATTTAAGCGAAGCTTTAAATTATGAAACTCTGGAAGCCACCAAAGCCAATTACGTAGATGATCTCATTGGAGAGACTTTTTCTGATCTCGTGTACAAAATAAATAAAACCACTGGAGAAGGAGCTGTTATATCTCTTTTATTCGAGCATAAATCTTCTCCTGACAAAATAACGCCACTAAAACTATTAAGGTATATCACCAACGCTTACTTTGATAACTTCAAAGATGGTGAAACAAAGCAGATAATACCGATTCTTTTCTATCATGGCAGCAGTGAATGGAACATTCCCGGTAAATTATCCGAGGTCCTGGATGGTGATATAACGCCATTTGAAAATTATACTCCAGAGTTTGAGTATATTTTTACGGATTTGGATGAAGCTGCAGATTTATTGGATGATACTACCAAACCTGAACTTAAAATATTCATTGAGGCATTGAGAATTGCCAACGCTGAAGATATCGAAGAGGCCAATGAAAGATTCAAAAATTGCCTTAAGATATTCCGGGAACCATATTGGTCATCTGAAATTTTAAGAGTCAGATTTTTGCAGGTCTTCTTGCTTTATCAGGCCAAGGTGTCATTTTTAGCTCAGGAGTTAAATATTTTTGATATTGCCAAACAGGCCTATCCTGAAAGGAGTGAGGAAATTATGAGTCTCTATGATACTATTCAGAAGGAAGAAAGAGCAAATACTTTAATTGAGCTACTTGAAAATAAACTTAATCAACCTTTACCAGAAGATATTGATGATAAACTGAACTCAGCTGATAAAATAAAGCTTGTTGAACTCACTAATCGTATTTTTGAAATCAACTCCTATGACGATGTTCGGGAAATTCTTGACTGAGGTATGCTGATACCATGAACCTGTTTGAATCCCTCCAGGAAGAAGGTGAATATATAGGCAAAAAGGAATTTTTAATTAGAGCACTAGAAAATAAATTTTCTCAATCTCTTTCTGATGATATTAAAGATAAAATTGAAGAAACTGATAAAGACGGTATTGATACTCTTATAGACAATATTTTTGAAATCGAATCTCCTGAAGCTATACGAAATATACTTGAAAAATAAATTTTCTTAATTGTTACATTGCTGCCTAAAATATTTCAAACAAAGTTGAGGCTGAAAATTGTTAGTTATCTTTTACAGGGGGCTAAAAACATGGAAAATGTAATCCCCAGAGAGCATCAAGATCAAGTTGATAAAGCTGTAGAAATTTTAAAAGAAGCTGGCTGTGATGAAATTTATGTCTATGGTTCTATTCTTGATAAGGATAAAGATTCTTCTGATATAGATTTAGCAGTTAAAGGTTGTCCACCTGACAAATTTTTTAAAGTTTACAGCGAGCTGATGTTTGCTCTCGATTATCCAGTGGATCTAATTGACCTGGATAGAGATAAAGATTTCGCTGAATATCTTAGGTCGAAGGGGAAATTATTAAATGTCTCATGATAAAGAGGAAATGAAGGATAAAATCCATTATCAAATTAACCAGATAGATGAGTTGCTGGAAAATATTCTTTCTATAATAGTTGAGGGGATTAAAGCCATCTCCCGGCCACTTCAGCAGCATCGCTGATGGGAAGATAGCGCTCAAAAATACAAAACTACAGTCTATGTTTCTCACCACA
Coding sequences within:
- a CDS encoding Rpn family recombination-promoting nuclease/putative transposase, which codes for MTEENNNISQEFLREIENIDPAKIKNPHDRLFKWSLGRPDIMKEYLDYILSKDLSEALNYETLEATKANYVDDLIGETFSDLVYKINKTTGEGAVISLLFEHKSSPDKITPLKLLRYITNAYFDNFKDGETKQIIPILFYHGSSEWNIPGKLSEVLDGDITPFENYTPEFEYIFTDLDEAADLLDDTTKPELKIFIEALRIANAEDIEEANERFKNCLKIFREPYWSSEILRVRFLQVFLLYQAKVSFLAQELNIFDIAKQAYPERSEEIMSLYDTIQKEERANTLIELLENKLNQPLPEDIDDKLNSADKIKLVELTNRIFEINSYDDVREILD